A genome region from Cyprinus carpio isolate SPL01 chromosome B23, ASM1834038v1, whole genome shotgun sequence includes the following:
- the cbln4 gene encoding cerebellin-4, with protein MVSVTRFSKAFVDCVALLFCLAVMCELVLAQNDTEPIVLEGKCLVVCDSNPADWKSSSSPLGISVRAANSKVAFSAVRSNNHEPSEMSNKTRIIYFDQVLVNIGNYFTLDSVFLCPRKGIYSFNFHVIKVYQSQTIQVNLMLNGKPVISAFAGDKDVTREAATNGVLLHLNKEDKVYLKLEKGNLVGGWQYSTFSGFLVFPL; from the exons ATGGTGTCCGTAACGCGCTTCAGTAAGGCGTTTGTCGACTGCGTGGCTCTTTTGTTCTGCTTGGCCGTCATGTGTGAGCTGGTTTTGGCTCAGAATGACACGGAACCCATCGTCCTGGAGGGCAAGTGTCTGGTGGTTTGTGACTCGAACCCCGCCGACTGGAAGAGCTCCTCCTCGCCGCTGGGCATCTCCGTGCGCGCCGCCAACTCCAAAGTGGCTTTCTCCGCGGTCAGGAGCAACAACCACGAGCCCTCGGAGATGAGCAATAAAACGAGAATCATATATTTTGACCAG GTTCTTGTGAACATAGGAAACTATTTCACGCTGGACTCCGTCTTTCTTTGTCCCCGGAAAGGAATCTACAGCTTTAACTTCCACGTCATTAAAGTGTACCAGAGCCAGACTATACAA GTGAATTTAATGCTGAATGGAAAGCCAGTCATCTCTGCCTTCGCTGGTGACAAAGACGTCACACGTGAGGCTGCCACCAACGGAGTGCTGCTGCACCTCAACAAAGAAGACAAGGTTTATCTGAAACTGGAGAAGGGCAATCTGGTAGGCGGCTGGCAATACTCCACCTTTTCTGGCTTTCTTGTTTTCCCACTGTAA